A genomic region of Bacteroidota bacterium contains the following coding sequences:
- a CDS encoding T9SS type B sorting domain-containing protein, whose translation MKPHILNCNKPIIFVAFFVILNTPFFSQTKNANIWYFGNKAGLDFNSGNPVALTNSAMNTTEGCASVADAAGQLLFYTDGQNIWDKNHQMMPLANGTTNADWNRMLSGTWSSTQAAIIAPVLNSANRYYVFSTDGASLPAANSLGPQQQWDGLYYTVVNMQLNGGLGDIDTSYLKQFCNYLPGANKIQLTDSVSEKVTIAMNANGLDYWVITTKQDTRDVYAFSVNCTGVNCSPVISTLTSGTTFGGYGMLSASRDGKSLAMAWGGTPFLGATLVDFNNTTGVASNRQLLFQGEICYGACFSPDDNLIYITTHISAGTPGAGAIRNFQRFSPTPAATMLTFNTPTVNHMNIQQGPNGKLYSASWSTSSITEISNPNNQVNPGVSVGAVSLAGKISLYGLPNLFVGWTTPPPSKFVSAADTAICNGGSTQLAVSLIDPTFTYKWTPAAGLSNATSVNPIASPTVTTTYTVAVMALCDTLYDSLTVLVRPNPFLSLGPDVSVCPGNATTLSAQHSGVSILWSTGVTSTSISASVGAYSAVVTDSFSCVAYDTVAVLAHLLPVIQISSPAVCLGSPATLQATGASNYLWSNAMTGSSIVIPALSNQTITAIGTDNNGCIDSAKFVVQPNPKPTADFDLFVLDSLCSYRVATHFIGGGVGNDVFTWNLNKKFYSNAVDFNDLSLPSTGLYELQLILTSPFNCADTAIKQISVKDEFISTLYIPNTFTPNGDDLNDTWGVKSICMEDMKIAIYNRWGVLIKELESLSEVWDGTFNGNLVESEVFVYKVIATDAINKNKIMRVGTVLVLR comes from the coding sequence ATGAAACCGCATATCTTAAACTGCAACAAGCCTATTATTTTTGTAGCCTTTTTTGTAATTCTAAATACACCTTTTTTTTCTCAAACTAAGAATGCAAACATCTGGTATTTTGGTAATAAAGCCGGTTTAGATTTCAATTCAGGAAATCCGGTTGCTCTTACCAATAGTGCTATGAATACAACAGAGGGCTGTGCCAGTGTTGCAGACGCTGCCGGACAATTGTTGTTTTATACGGATGGTCAAAATATTTGGGATAAAAATCATCAAATGATGCCGTTGGCTAATGGCACAACAAATGCAGATTGGAACAGAATGCTATCCGGAACATGGAGTTCTACCCAAGCTGCTATTATTGCACCGGTGTTAAACTCCGCAAACAGATATTATGTTTTTTCTACAGATGGCGCCAGTCTGCCTGCTGCAAATTCTCTTGGGCCTCAACAGCAATGGGATGGATTGTATTACACGGTTGTAAATATGCAGCTAAACGGAGGGCTTGGAGATATAGACACAAGTTATTTAAAACAGTTTTGCAATTATTTACCGGGTGCCAATAAAATACAATTAACAGATAGTGTTTCCGAAAAAGTAACCATTGCAATGAATGCGAATGGTTTAGATTATTGGGTAATTACTACCAAACAAGATACGCGAGATGTATATGCATTTAGCGTAAACTGTACCGGGGTTAATTGTTCTCCTGTTATAAGCACACTTACATCGGGAACTACATTTGGAGGATATGGAATGTTATCGGCATCAAGAGACGGGAAAAGCTTAGCAATGGCTTGGGGTGGGACTCCTTTCTTAGGAGCAACGTTGGTCGATTTTAATAATACAACAGGTGTTGCAAGTAATAGGCAGTTGCTCTTTCAAGGGGAAATATGTTATGGAGCTTGCTTTTCTCCGGACGACAATCTTATTTATATTACCACACACATTTCAGCCGGAACTCCCGGGGCTGGCGCTATTCGTAATTTTCAGCGATTTTCGCCAACTCCTGCAGCAACCATGCTTACATTTAATACCCCAACCGTTAATCACATGAATATACAACAAGGGCCTAACGGTAAATTGTATTCGGCAAGTTGGTCAACCTCTTCAATTACAGAAATAAGCAACCCCAATAATCAGGTTAATCCTGGAGTTTCTGTTGGCGCTGTTTCATTAGCCGGAAAAATAAGCTTGTATGGATTGCCAAATTTATTTGTAGGTTGGACAACACCTCCTCCTTCCAAATTTGTTTCGGCAGCAGATACGGCTATCTGCAATGGTGGTTCTACGCAGTTAGCCGTATCTCTTATTGATCCAACGTTTACATATAAGTGGACTCCTGCTGCTGGATTGAGTAACGCAACGAGTGTTAATCCTATTGCTTCGCCTACAGTGACAACAACTTACACAGTGGCTGTTATGGCGTTGTGTGACACATTGTACGATTCTCTTACTGTACTTGTTCGACCAAATCCTTTCCTAAGTTTAGGTCCGGATGTGTCTGTTTGCCCCGGAAATGCTACTACGCTTAGTGCGCAGCACTCCGGAGTTAGTATTTTGTGGAGTACCGGAGTAACATCAACTTCTATTTCTGCATCCGTTGGAGCTTATTCTGCTGTAGTAACAGATTCTTTTTCGTGTGTTGCATACGATACGGTAGCTGTGCTAGCGCATCTTTTGCCGGTAATTCAAATTTCGTCTCCTGCAGTATGCCTTGGTTCTCCTGCTACTTTGCAAGCAACAGGAGCAAGTAATTATCTGTGGTCAAATGCAATGACAGGAAGTAGTATTGTTATTCCGGCATTATCCAATCAAACAATTACCGCTATAGGAACGGATAACAATGGGTGTATAGACAGTGCAAAGTTTGTTGTTCAGCCTAATCCGAAACCTACCGCTGATTTTGATTTGTTTGTATTGGATTCGTTGTGTTCGTATAGGGTTGCAACACATTTTATTGGAGGCGGGGTTGGGAATGATGTTTTTACATGGAATCTAAATAAGAAATTTTATAGCAATGCAGTTGATTTTAATGATTTGTCGTTGCCATCTACCGGACTATACGAGTTACAGCTTATTTTAACGAGTCCCTTTAATTGTGCTGATACCGCAATCAAGCAAATTAGTGTAAAAGATGAGTTTATAAGCACATTGTATATCCCCAATACATTCACTCCTAATGGTGATGATTTAAACGATACGTGGGGGGTAAAAAGTATTTGTATGGAGGATATGAAAATTGCTATCTACAATCGGTGGGGCGTACTTATAAAGGAATTAGAGAGTTTAAGTGAAGTATGGGATGGAACATTTAATGGCAATTTAGTGGAGTCGGAAGTATTTGTATATAAAGTAATAGCCACCGATGCAATAAATAAAAACAAAATTATGCGTGTAGGAACGGTGTTGGTGTTGAGATAG
- a CDS encoding M28 family peptidase encodes MNLSYSHLKKYFFVATACCLVNASCTNQETKKSETPTSTTKNKPTPKIAAPQFNADSAYIFIEKQVSFGPRVPSTKAHEACATYLQNKFKQIGCDVVLQTANQRTFDGKNHTLKNIIASINKDAPNRILLCAHWDTRPFADRDVSRKNEPIDGANDGASGVGVLLEIARVLAQTNSKLGVDFVLFDIEDYGQPNESNFPRQENSWCLGSQYWAANPHKPGYYAQYGILLDMVGAADATFCKEGNSEYYAPQVVNKIWNTASELGYTKYFIEARSGPITDDHLFVNKILAIPTADIIHMSPQTGDFGSFHHTHNDNMNVIDRKTLKAVGQTVLEVLYN; translated from the coding sequence ATGAATCTTTCTTACTCCCACCTAAAAAAATATTTTTTTGTTGCAACTGCTTGCTGCCTGGTAAATGCATCTTGCACCAATCAAGAAACTAAAAAAAGTGAAACGCCTACTTCTACAACAAAAAACAAGCCTACTCCCAAAATAGCAGCGCCACAATTCAATGCCGACTCTGCCTATATATTTATAGAAAAACAAGTTTCTTTTGGACCTCGCGTTCCAAGCACCAAAGCGCACGAAGCATGTGCAACCTATTTGCAAAATAAATTTAAACAAATAGGATGTGATGTTGTTTTGCAAACTGCCAATCAACGAACCTTTGATGGAAAAAATCACACCTTAAAAAACATTATTGCATCTATAAATAAAGATGCCCCAAATAGAATTTTACTTTGCGCACATTGGGATACACGCCCATTTGCAGACAGAGACGTTTCTAGAAAAAACGAACCTATAGACGGTGCCAATGACGGAGCTAGCGGAGTTGGAGTATTATTAGAAATTGCTCGAGTACTTGCGCAAACCAATAGTAAACTAGGAGTTGATTTTGTTTTGTTTGACATTGAAGATTATGGCCAACCGAACGAGAGTAATTTCCCCAGACAAGAAAACTCTTGGTGCTTGGGTTCTCAGTACTGGGCTGCAAACCCTCACAAGCCTGGGTATTATGCACAATACGGCATTTTATTAGATATGGTGGGAGCGGCAGACGCTACATTCTGCAAAGAAGGCAATTCCGAATACTATGCACCACAAGTAGTAAATAAAATATGGAACACCGCATCGGAACTAGGCTACACAAAATATTTTATTGAAGCTCGCAGCGGACCAATTACAGACGACCATCTATTTGTAAACAAAATATTGGCAATTCCAACAGCAGATATCATTCACATGAGCCCACAAACAGGCGACTTTGGAAGTTTTCATCACACACACAACGACAACATGAATGTAATTGACAGAAAAACACTGAAAGCTGTAGGGCAAACCGTTTTAGAGGTATTGTACAATTAG
- a CDS encoding OmpA family protein, with translation MKNIFFILSLLLSFSVSAQNVDFSKDNFPDNKDGLKAAQKELREGEKYYELGTFVYAQALEHFLVAQQFNPNNALLNFRIGNCYLYGANKLKALPYLEKAYDLNPSVDEAIHYSLARAYHLSMNFEKAITHYNIYQSSLVGNDAAAKLAETTKKIQECKTGIELIKKPARVFIDNIGAEINSPMADYGPVISADESVLMYTSRRAQTTGGQIDPNNNQYFEDIFVSFKRGGKWNPAVNLGPPINTLGHDATMGLSPDGQHLYIYIDDKGDGNVYECTLSGTTWSAPEKMNKNINTKSHETSTSLSYDGKTLYFVSNRPGGFGDRDIYFSKMDATGNWGPAMNIGSAINTPYGEEAVFAHPDGKTIYFSSQGHKTMGGYDIFKSVYQNGKWSEPENIGYPINTTDDDVFFVMAANGKRGYYSSFNPNGYGEKDIYVINFLGPEKQPILSTEDRLIASKTESVKEVVMASAVEVAQAQLTLLKGIITDAGTLQPLKATIDLIDNQKNEVIASFNSNSATGKYLVSLPAGKNYGIAVKAEGYLFHSENFDIPATAAFIEVEKNIALQKIEVGSKIVLNNIFFDFDKSTLRPESGNELERLIKLLNDIPSLQIEISGHTDNKGSAGYNQNLSESRAKAVVDYLLNKGIAPSRLTYKGYGFTQPIATNDTEEGRQMNRRTEFKILKK, from the coding sequence ATGAAAAATATTTTTTTTATTTTATCGTTATTACTCTCCTTCTCTGTATCTGCACAAAATGTTGATTTTTCGAAAGATAATTTCCCAGACAACAAAGACGGGTTAAAAGCAGCGCAGAAAGAACTACGCGAAGGAGAAAAATATTATGAACTGGGAACGTTCGTGTATGCACAAGCATTGGAGCACTTTCTAGTTGCACAGCAATTTAACCCAAACAACGCATTGCTAAACTTCCGAATAGGAAACTGCTATTTGTATGGAGCAAATAAATTAAAAGCACTGCCCTATTTAGAAAAAGCATACGACCTAAACCCTAGTGTAGACGAGGCAATCCATTACTCATTAGCTAGAGCATACCACTTAAGTATGAATTTTGAAAAAGCAATTACACACTACAATATTTACCAAAGCTCGCTAGTTGGAAATGATGCGGCTGCTAAGCTTGCAGAAACAACTAAGAAAATACAAGAATGCAAAACGGGAATTGAATTGATAAAAAAACCTGCTCGTGTTTTTATAGATAATATTGGGGCGGAAATTAACTCTCCAATGGCTGACTACGGGCCAGTAATATCAGCAGATGAATCTGTTTTGATGTACACCTCTCGCAGAGCGCAAACCACTGGAGGGCAAATCGACCCGAACAACAATCAATACTTTGAAGATATTTTTGTTTCCTTTAAACGTGGTGGCAAATGGAATCCTGCCGTAAATCTGGGCCCTCCAATCAATACATTAGGACATGATGCTACCATGGGATTGTCTCCGGATGGACAACATTTATATATTTATATTGATGATAAAGGAGATGGAAATGTTTACGAGTGTACACTATCAGGCACTACTTGGTCGGCTCCCGAAAAAATGAATAAAAATATAAATACGAAAAGTCACGAGACAAGTACATCTTTATCCTACGATGGCAAAACACTTTACTTCGTAAGTAATCGTCCGGGAGGTTTTGGCGACAGAGATATTTATTTTTCTAAAATGGATGCCACAGGAAATTGGGGTCCGGCTATGAATATTGGCTCTGCTATTAATACACCTTATGGCGAGGAAGCTGTGTTTGCTCACCCGGATGGCAAAACAATTTACTTTAGCTCTCAAGGTCACAAAACAATGGGAGGCTACGACATTTTTAAATCTGTTTACCAAAATGGAAAATGGAGTGAGCCAGAAAACATAGGCTATCCAATAAATACAACCGATGACGATGTGTTTTTTGTAATGGCGGCAAATGGCAAAAGAGGTTATTATTCGTCTTTTAATCCAAATGGTTATGGAGAAAAAGATATTTATGTAATTAATTTTTTAGGTCCAGAAAAGCAACCTATACTTAGCACAGAAGACAGATTAATTGCAAGCAAAACAGAATCGGTAAAAGAAGTTGTCATGGCATCTGCCGTTGAGGTTGCACAAGCTCAACTTACCTTGCTTAAAGGAATTATAACAGATGCAGGCACTTTACAACCACTAAAAGCGACTATCGATTTAATTGACAATCAAAAAAACGAAGTGATTGCAAGTTTCAACTCCAACAGCGCTACCGGAAAATATTTAGTATCGCTTCCGGCAGGAAAAAATTACGGAATAGCAGTAAAAGCAGAAGGCTATTTATTTCATTCGGAAAACTTTGACATACCTGCTACTGCGGCTTTTATAGAAGTAGAAAAAAACATTGCCCTGCAGAAAATTGAAGTGGGTAGTAAAATTGTATTGAACAATATTTTCTTTGATTTCGACAAATCTACCTTGCGTCCGGAATCCGGCAATGAGTTGGAGCGATTAATAAAATTATTAAATGACATCCCTTCCCTACAAATCGAAATCTCCGGACATACCGACAACAAAGGAAGTGCGGGGTACAATCAAAATTTATCCGAAAGCAGAGCAAAAGCAGTAGTTGATTATTTATTAAATAAAGGAATAGCGCCAAGTAGATTAACTTATAAAGGATATGGCTTTACTCAGCCTATCGCCACTAACGATACAGAAGAAGGAAGACAAATGAACAGAAGAACTGAGTTTAAAATTTTAAAGAAATAA
- a CDS encoding tetratricopeptide repeat protein: MQKYFWVLLLCAITLSVGAQTDTVKVKSTDASQDADIAYNNGISLFTNKKYSEALSEFNKAILLKSDFEKAYYNRSIVHIELKQPENALADLNKCIELNPAADNAYYERAKLKQAAKDIKGAEQDYSKVIELRPLYEQAFYYRGVIRFDNKDYQGAIADFDKAIQLKPDYAYAYNDRASAKKQLEDYDGAIADYKKALIANPDMYFTYNNLASTKRKKGDFRGAIVDYSSALKIKKDDYALYNNLGSAYYDAGNYEEAMSMFNMALALNPQYAFALNNRAAAKYKLKDYKGAIDDYNKAISINKQYADAYVNRGIAKEMLRDTDGACKDWEIAESSGSIQAKMYMQDCK; the protein is encoded by the coding sequence ATGCAAAAATATTTTTGGGTTTTACTTTTATGCGCCATCACACTCTCAGTCGGTGCGCAAACAGATACAGTAAAGGTAAAAAGTACAGATGCTTCGCAAGATGCCGACATTGCTTACAATAACGGCATTTCCTTATTTACCAACAAAAAATACAGCGAAGCATTGAGCGAATTTAATAAAGCAATTTTACTTAAATCGGATTTTGAAAAGGCTTACTACAATCGCTCAATTGTACATATTGAACTAAAACAACCAGAAAATGCACTTGCCGACTTAAACAAGTGTATCGAACTAAACCCCGCTGCCGATAACGCTTACTACGAGCGTGCCAAGCTAAAGCAAGCAGCCAAAGACATAAAAGGTGCCGAACAAGATTACTCCAAAGTAATAGAGCTGCGACCACTTTACGAACAAGCATTTTACTACCGAGGAGTGATTCGATTCGACAATAAAGATTACCAAGGAGCAATTGCTGATTTTGACAAAGCTATCCAACTAAAACCTGATTATGCCTACGCATACAACGACAGAGCTAGTGCAAAAAAACAATTGGAAGACTATGATGGTGCGATTGCAGATTACAAAAAAGCGTTGATTGCCAATCCAGACATGTATTTTACATACAATAACTTGGCAAGTACCAAGCGCAAAAAAGGCGATTTTAGAGGCGCAATCGTAGATTATTCAAGTGCTTTAAAAATTAAAAAAGATGATTATGCACTATACAATAACTTGGGAAGCGCCTATTATGATGCAGGAAATTACGAAGAAGCCATGTCTATGTTCAACATGGCATTGGCACTAAACCCACAATATGCATTTGCACTAAACAACAGAGCCGCAGCAAAATATAAGCTTAAAGATTACAAAGGAGCAATAGACGATTACAACAAAGCAATTAGTATTAACAAGCAATATGCAGACGCATATGTAAACAGAGGAATAGCAAAAGAAATGTTGCGAGACACGGATGGAGCCTGCAAAGACTGGGAAATCGCAGAATCATCCGGTTCCATTCAGGCAAAAATGTATATGCAAGATTGCAAGTAA
- a CDS encoding type II toxin-antitoxin system PemK/MazF family toxin, with protein sequence MQKGDIVLVKFPFTDLAGAKLRPALILSSTDADAILIFITTQLQWKERFDIVLKCTPKNGLKKESLLRVNKIATVDKKLIVGKIGSAEEIIKTLNANLIELFNLK encoded by the coding sequence GTGCAAAAGGGTGATATAGTACTAGTCAAATTTCCTTTTACGGATTTAGCGGGAGCCAAACTTCGACCGGCTTTGATATTAAGCAGTACTGATGCGGATGCGATTTTAATCTTTATAACAACACAACTTCAGTGGAAAGAAAGGTTTGATATTGTTTTGAAGTGTACACCAAAAAATGGGCTTAAAAAAGAATCTTTATTACGAGTAAATAAAATAGCAACAGTCGATAAAAAATTAATTGTTGGGAAAATTGGTTCTGCTGAAGAAATAATAAAAACACTTAATGCAAATCTTATAGAGCTTTTTAACCTAAAGTAA
- a CDS encoding DUF58 domain-containing protein, with protein sequence MLNRTHQYSYLEFYARQVVEGFITGMHKSPFHGFSVEFAEHRLYNKGESSKHIDWKLYGRTDKLFVKKYEEETNLRCRLVIDSSSSMYFPEVETVSEKKLNKIGFSVYACAVLIELLKKQRDAIGLTVFTESINVQTPSKSTSAHHIYLLQELEKLLQLSKPQQSQKTNIVAALHQIAEVQPKRSLIIVFSDMMDDAHNKEQLFSALQHLKYNKHEVVLFHTFDKSKEVKLELENRPYQFVDLETNEIVKLNPTTIKDQYQKIVEVRNAEIRQRCIQYKIDFIEADINNGFEQIILPYLLKRSRSKHLL encoded by the coding sequence ATGCTCAATAGAACCCACCAATATTCGTATTTAGAATTTTATGCTCGGCAAGTTGTAGAGGGTTTTATTACCGGCATGCACAAAAGTCCATTTCATGGCTTTTCTGTCGAATTTGCAGAACACCGGCTATACAACAAAGGAGAATCGAGTAAACACATTGACTGGAAATTATACGGACGGACAGACAAGTTGTTTGTAAAAAAATACGAAGAAGAAACAAACCTCCGCTGCCGCTTAGTTATCGACTCCTCCTCTTCTATGTACTTTCCGGAAGTTGAAACAGTTTCTGAAAAAAAATTAAACAAAATTGGCTTTTCTGTTTATGCCTGCGCTGTGCTAATAGAATTGTTAAAAAAACAACGTGATGCTATTGGATTAACTGTTTTCACAGAATCTATAAACGTACAAACCCCCAGCAAATCAACTTCAGCACATCATATCTATTTACTACAAGAACTGGAAAAACTATTACAATTATCAAAGCCTCAACAGTCGCAAAAAACAAACATTGTAGCTGCTTTGCATCAAATTGCAGAAGTACAACCCAAACGTTCTTTGATTATTGTATTTAGCGACATGATGGACGATGCACATAACAAAGAACAATTATTTTCTGCCTTACAACACCTAAAATACAACAAACACGAAGTAGTGCTGTTTCATACATTCGACAAATCGAAGGAAGTAAAATTAGAATTAGAAAACAGGCCATATCAATTTGTTGATTTAGAAACGAATGAAATAGTAAAACTTAATCCAACCACGATAAAAGACCAATACCAAAAAATAGTTGAAGTTCGAAATGCAGAAATACGACAACGATGCATTCAATATAAGATAGATTTTATTGAAGCGGACATCAATAATGGTTTTGAGCAAATTATTCTTCCCTACTTATTAAAACGCTCTCGTTCAAAACATCTTTTGTAA
- the trxA gene encoding thioredoxin, with the protein MALELTDANFEELVMKSDKPVLVDFWAEWCGPCRMVGPVVEELSKDYDGKAIIGKVDVDSNPNISMKFGIRNIPTLLFFKNGEIVDKQVGAAPKSALEAKLKAQL; encoded by the coding sequence ATGGCATTAGAATTAACCGATGCTAACTTTGAGGAGTTAGTAATGAAATCAGATAAACCTGTACTAGTTGACTTTTGGGCAGAGTGGTGTGGTCCATGTAGAATGGTTGGTCCGGTGGTAGAAGAGCTATCAAAAGATTATGACGGAAAAGCTATTATAGGCAAAGTAGATGTGGATAGCAATCCAAACATTTCGATGAAATTTGGAATTAGGAATATTCCAACGCTGTTGTTTTTCAAAAATGGCGAAATAGTTGACAAGCAAGTAGGTGCAGCTCCAAAGTCAGCACTAGAAGCTAAGCTAAAAGCACAGTTGTAA